The genomic DNA ATAtgtactctcttttttttttcctcaccTTTCCCTGCGATAAAACCTTGTTCAAGTTCTTTTATCatgattacttttttttcaatgctAGGAATTTTTTCGACGACATTGTAGCCACAGACATGTAACCAAAACATTCCTTTTAGTGGCTAAAGTCTCAGCGAACTATGGCGAAAGGAACATTCCGTGGCGATTAGGTTTCTTTAGTTGGGGCAGTCACAGCGGACTAATAACTCGACCTGACGtttttattcagcaaaaaaaaaaaattccttttaGCTTGAAACCCCAAAATCCCATTCCCATCCTCGACGGTAACCAAGAGTTACATATCTATCCAGGTTGCAAAAGCGATTAATCGATGAACATTTGGCGAAGGTAAGGTATTGTATGTGAAATGATCAAACTCCATTCTATGATTACGAAAagaaaacttatatatatatatttttttaacgaGACCCACAAGTTTGATAGAAGTATGttccaaatgaaaattacaaAGTATGAGATATCGGAAGTGAGAGTGGAGATATTATgagtttatttattaatataaacttaTAAGAATATAGCATCTTATAAAATTTACTAGCTAGGGTGAATTTGATCAATGAGATGTGTCTCAGATTATACTTACCAGGCCAAAGAAGCATCCTGCAGCAAATAGTCGTCGGAGAAGCAATCATCCACCAAGTGCTGCTGAAGGCAGCTTTCGCCGCTGCCCAACCACGGCGGAAACTCCATGACCTCATCGAAAACCTGGAACCCACCACCTCCGCTGCAGTACTCCTCCGCTGCCCTCTTAACAACCTCCTCATCATCGGCTTCCACGCCCTTCAAGAACTCAAACCACCACGCTGAAGTCACCAAATTCATCCTGTCATTCCACTCCATCTGGTGCCTCTCCCCTATGGACCTCATCTCCTCTGCCATCTCCTCATTATCCCGCCTCCCTTCCTCGGTGGCCACTGCAGCCGTGACCTTGCCTGGTTCCGCTCCCGGCCCCACCTCGTGGGAGACTGTTGTCAACGCGGAGGAAGAGGATGATGACGAGGATGATGAACATGGTGGCGATGAGGTCGAGGAGATTGATGGCGGGTTCGTGCTTCCATTGTGGTAAATAAGGTTATCGAAATCATGAAGATTTAGGTTTAGGCCGAGCGTCTGGTTTGGGAGCACGAGGGTGAGGTTATCAGTAGAGGACTCAATCAGGGGTGATATCTGGGAAACTGGCCACGAGAAAGGGTTTTGGCTCAAGCTCAGGCCGAGATTATGAGGTGACGGATAAGGAAACGGCGGCAAGGGAATCGAGCTTGTATCGAATTGATAATTCATGTAGTTCGGCGGTTGGTGAAGAGGATTAGGAATTGGCGGCGGGGGCTGTTTCTgatgtttttcttcttcttgctgTTGTTCTTGAGCCTGTTTCATGGCGGCCCGGTGGAATTTGAGGGCGGCGACGATCTCCCGCCTAGCCTCGGCCATGTTGAGGAGCCGCTCCTGATAAGGTCGGGTCGTGTGGAGGCGCCGCCTCACCTGTTTCTTATGGGGTGGTGGTGGCGGTCCGGACTTcgactgctgctgctgctgggtCTCATCACTGTATTGGGTAAAATTCCGTGATGCTGGGTTGTCGCCGTCACCCGATTCCGGATCCAGTGAGCTCATCGCCATCTGGTCCTTCGTTGTCCGGGTGGATGATGTCAGCTGCTTCACCAAGCTCCGGATGTCGGCACCAGACATGGGAGGATTATCCATGCTCGGAGTCGGAAAATTGCTGTTCTCAATGTCTATTCGCTCTCCGGGTTCTGGTTTTGAAGTTCTCCCCAtcatccaaaagaaaaaatcaaatacTGTTTTGCTGATCAGCTGACGATGGGAGGGAGCAGAAGCTGATCCGAAGTCCCGAGGACGGGGCCTAATGGTGAGGGTGGGGGATGCCGCGAGATATAAATAGTTGAAAGTGTTGTGTGTCTTTCTGTCttaagaattttaaattttcttggatttttcCCAACTTGGGCACACACATTTGTTACCCCTTTTATTACCACCTATTTAATGGGCGGTTAGGGGAAAGGAGTCCGCTGTTTCTCTTGACTGCCCTTCCCTTTTGCATCAAATTAccaatcctaccttaaaagtCCTGTATTGTTTAAGTTTTTCTTCCAGGAAATTGTGAATACTTGATAAATAGTGTGTAACGCAATAGCATACGTTTTCACTAAATAACTCAGGAGTTTAAGGTTTGATACTTAAGTGAGACTCCTAGTGCCtcctttattaaatatttagaaaTTCTATTTCATCATATTAAGTTCATGAATTTCCATCGTAACATTAAAAACAATGTGATTACATATGGTTCAACATTTCAATTAAGGAGTCCGAAGTTGGCAAGGGAGGGAATTCAGTGAGAGAGACTGCGAGGAGAGCGGTTTAGCTATGGAGACTCCTTGGCCAGCCACCAATCCCTATGAGGTCTTCTAGGACCATTGACACCTCCATCAACTTTGCCTCGGTTGAGAGCCTCCACCACAGATTGGCTCATACATTCAAGcctttacccaaaaaaaaaaatcacatactTTTGTCGAAATAGGGTAAAGGGGTGTATTGAGGTGAGGAGAAAATAATGGTTGAGTAATATACAACAAAAGTGATTGTGAAAACTCCACTCCTAATGACACTTGTCCaataagaaagagagagagagagagagagagagtgttgtGTAGTGGGACACTTGCCATTCGGGAGTGGAGTTCGACACAACCACTTAATTATGTATTACTCACCCAATATTAACCTTTTTAGGCTCGAGACTTGTCCCGGGAGGAGAGAGAATTAGTGGAGCTGGTTTTACCGTTTGAAACCCCctcttatcttttttttcctttctttctttcttttattaataataataagttgaaaaatataaaataaatttatgaaaaaaattatgaaatattttaggaaaaattattaatatatttaatgaaaaataataaaaggtattaattattaaataagtaaatacTACAATGATATTGTCAAGTTATCACAAATCCTAAATAGGTTATCACTATATATGATAATTCATTAAAAGTGGTAATTAAAATAACTGAGGAAATCACAAGGTGTAATAACCTTTGTACAAATAGTGATACTCTCAGTATAACGTCAGTATATTTTGTGATAACTAAAGAAGTTATCCGAAAATATACTGAGATTATGACTTTTTGTACTTAAATTATCATAACCACTCATAAGTTATCACTTTAAGTTATCCCTAAAAGTAATAACCTCAGAGATATCTAAGTGTATTTTGAAGTTATCACAAATTCCCTCTTAGTTATCACTAGGGATCATAATCCCAATAAATTTAGTGAAAACTTAACCAgttatcacaaaatatattgaaGTTATCACTAGTTAAACAGAGGTTAACATTTTTAGCGATAGCTTATCACTAATTATTATTACCTTGATTTAATAGTGATAACTAAGGAAgttatcacaaaatatatgGAGGTTATGACACTTCATAATACCGAGAATGATAAGCTCtatttaattaatgataaCTTTGGTATTATTTTGTGATAATTGAGAAGTTATCACAAAATTTATTTGGCTTATCACATTAAATGATAAGGGTAATATGTGATAACAGATACGttatcataaaatatgataatgTAATAACACTAATTACACTGAGATTATTACTTTTAGCGAAAACTTATAACTGGATGTAAtaacatatttataattagtgataatgtttatatattttgtgataacTTGTATATTTGGTGATAAATTGTCAACTTGTAGTGATAACTAGGTTGTAAAAGAGTTAAtgggagaaaagagaagaagagatgtGGTGGGTCCCATTGAATGGAAGAAAAGTAGTTGGGaggttcgggtctcgattgaggGCATATCCGAAATTTTTGACCCGAACGGATCACGCCTTGACGACTGCGGTGAGGAGAGGATTTCAacgagcctaatattgacatgctcaGCTTAGGCCTGTATAGACCATAATGTGGATCTCGTGGGGGTctgcatgcgcgcttttgaatcgcgcggcttgggaataTCCACCTTCCAgggggacgcgtgacgaacACGCacgagaaggagtcgccactacctgtttacgacccataggtcgagggccggtgagttgtcCAGGTTTAGGGGTAATggtacacctagttttgccaaggcattggtctgtgcagAACTAGAAAGTCCGAGTTCAGGGGCTCACGTTatgtgcgagcctatatcttgCACGTtctttcagtactctagcttgctagacttacaattttatttcatttatcgcatgaattaagttgcactcgacttacacattttgacaccgaaaatttgATGAACTAAACGATCTTGGTTGAGTAGCCGAGAAAGAAGTAAACccatatgtcggggaatcaactcactatcttgcgttacagttcatcgaactatgatggttgaattcctaCGTGAACCAGAATCAcgagatcttgggattactcttgtctgggcaaatgttggaccgattcgattagttcgactctcggaccattcgctcaccgactgagattcttaaagaaataaatgtacaaaataaaatccttacaatgttctaaaaaacaataaatacaaattacaaatggttgaaTCTCAGTCGATTcgtgttcggttattattccactctaactcgccGTGAGTTCAGGGAAAAACCGAAAACATGAAATTCATAtgcgctctcagtgaatggggcgttgggccccgtgatcgatggttagggcgttgaaccttAAGTGCAATGtgtcctatgggtcgggctcgactcgcatggacaactaagagcagaaaagtaacaaacaacatgcagatagcagacaatgtgtttgttattgccaaatGTACGTGagttaacagattattaatcggattgttttggcatgcaaacgtcctatgctaagcaaacaaatatgtgcaaaacattttgcattcggcttggTTTAGAGAACATGATAGACATggtgtccatagtcaagtcctTTGTATATGGATTgcttctaaagttgttatgtattgtgacactgtaATCCCACTGAATTCACTAAATTCGTGTTTTGActttagatttggaacctagagttccacctaaccattgtcTATCGTTTGGTTAGGTTGAGTAAATGATTAATCATgatttttgcatgttttgtgatagAGATAACCATTCCAGTTACCTGAGTCTACGataggatgatagaaactcatcagttggataagtaaaggctttgcagatgaacttgcacctaaacaggtagcccgttcttatcttGATACCATAGTGTTTCtatcaagctaaccctaggagTGTCGCTAATTTGTGAAAAACTGATTTTTCCCTTtacttgaaaattgttttcaaaaaagggaaacatcgcagtgtgGGCCACCTTGGCCTGTAGTCGGTGTTGACCAATTCCCTAGGTTGTCCAAGGTTACgtaagaaccccgaaaaagccaaagaactggTCGATCTGCccagaagtgatctaaaaagatttTTTGTATCATGACCTCAGTTACCTGAAATcgggtaaaaactcaagttgagacacacaagtcctttctagacgtTCGTGTTACATCAGACTATGCGTTTCGAGTATTGAAAatgcgaattttgaaaatgacattaacatcatttgacaacttatcgacgcgagttatcagttaatgaccaattcatgcaagattTGTCAATGTCAAGTGGGTTTAATAATGTGAGCGTCCTGATTAACCCGTTGGTGAATTTATTGCTTGTAAATTATTGCTGGATGCATtaaatgtgcgggttacagacaatcagacagatcatggattgatccactgaatggggtttgttagcaccccattttggtccatcaaataaaaaatgcatatcGACAGTGATCCAGACTATGACTTGAgtaggaatacagaaaaatgGCTCGGCAgagaaagaaattattattcatcctcaagtcggcaaaattgagtaGATGACGTGTacacacaacagaaggactccagggatcaccaaagggcaacagagtggctagagagctcaacaacatccgaaaccggcattttcaatgTACCACgtggacagtcctattttccaaTCGTTCGCTCATCCATcagaagatagccaatattggacatcaaaaatccacatcgatgccaaacagatgaaaagtgtcttcaaacgcatttcgcagatcatctgctctatacaaaaaactttatatatatagacaacttttcagtggaagtccaaaaatgccgatttctcggagaaaagttgattccaaatatcagatgtgGCCATGCTCCACAATCATATAGAGCACGAGTAGTGCTTTAGATTGTCTTTTGAAAGTCATACAGACACCCCGGATGACTTCAGAACGACAAAACTAGCacacccctcttcggaagagcataatcggagactggtctgatggaataatGGCAAACGAAATTGACCTTGCATTACCccgaaaactccagcggacagacgtaattgggcaaatcagacagcaaaactCTTTTCAATTTCCTGAGTAACCTCTAAGGAGCACAAAATgccatttttagtggaaattcatatccggaggttctctttggggaaacttgacgccgaatacctaccttacacagtgctcgccttctcaaggctcaatgtggaatcgtcgaaATGAATCACGAAACTCATATAGACCTCctgagcagtgctttaagggtctcagatgcacttttcaagtccttagaggtccgATCTCGGCAAATAGAGATTACGGTGATCTCCCGAgcatccaagcaactcagaaagcaatatgagaaatctagtttcgacctcctaggacgtctccggctccacgtttgcattaccaacttaagggacaattgttcacgttgtctgaaaatttatgtcaaaatgatcaaCGTGAAATGCaaacacaagatatgctgtcagaggaaattgaagacaacactcttCATCAATGCACACTAATGTTTCTTGGTTCTTCCacatgaagaatgcatggctcatattcatcctcatcttcattagttggccgaaatttgctaagtaTGGAGGTTAAGGGCACTTGCTTTCACTAATTGTGTTATTAGCTTTGCATATAAATTgtccaaaagtgattaagttaatcacttatCCTCTTGCATGcttctcactagctttcttCCTCTaggaaatgctctcaactccatagccaaataccagcaagcttcaacactccACCCCAAAAAGAGAAATACCGAAACAAATCCAAAGAGAGACTTTAGTTCTTAAGTCCAAAGCCAATGTTCATCATCCTGACTTAAATTCgaaatttctcaaattccatattccactcattttggacccatggaatTCATTAGTGAacttggtttttccatttgaagtctttaagttactgtttcaggtcatttaggtgatttcgggtgaaatcgggctctcgggtgaacagtacaccCGTAATGGCATGCCTGCacgccagccgcgcgcacctcgcccgcgccccgcgcgctCCAGCATCCTCGCCCGCGCGCGCCTAACTGCTCACGTCCATCCGCGCCCGTGCTCCTGTGCGCGTACCCACGCTCGTACGTCCCGGACATCCCCTTGGCTTGCATGCACATGCAAGTCCGTATGTCCCAGACGTTCACACGTTCGTGCtaacgcccgcgcgcctgtgTCCTTACCGTGCCCGCCCGCCCGCTTGCGCGCCTGACCACACGTTGAGCTCCTTCCAGGGCATGCCCGTGCCCGCACACGTCCATCCACGTGCTGCAGCTCACCCGAACGTGCACCTTGTGCACCCGAACATCCTTCCGAAGATTCCActgagtcacccgactctcaaacccttccccgactctttcctcgcatcccgaggctaggtagaacattctcgacttagaggagttagggctttttacatttattgtgcgtttatggagtaatatggtgctTTAAGCATATTTTGCttgcaagtttacttttttATGCAATCttatgttatatcatgcatgtttatccttgatttacatgctagcatgtcgggaaacacttagATCGTAGTTGAGAAGAATATCCCGGCCTGgaaaaggcaaagagctcacgggtggCCAATGCTCCTTTGCTCCTTTCAGGCAAGGAAAGAGCTTCTTGGTCCAATCCAAGTTTGATTCCCAAGTTTCCTCGTGTTTTGCTAGATgtatgaagtcggtattgttttatcgattccttaaataatatgtttgtgcatgtttgaatgtgttatttaaatcatggcaataccgactttcgtttaatcgtgtcatttatcgtgtttattgcttgagcatgcgagaaatgagtCGAAACGAAAAGGGAAAAACTTGTGGAACCCGAtgtgggccatgagacctctcggttttctccaaggagaaatggACGAGAGTCTCTTAGAGTTATacgggttgcacgaggcttcctctccccgttttaagtccgttaTCGAATTTTGTATAATTTGCAATCTACATTATCATCGCAATAtcacatgaaaatgtcttttccaagcaaaacatgcatggattcaggtatcgatgactcattcgagtccattcggttatgagggtattttCGATCATTGGGCCAAATtctcctcgatccttatggaatcgtcttgatcgccgagtcacgaatcgttttcataattaatgcattcggcaataaccttaagcattaatttaacgaacgggttaattggAACGCttacacggttaattcattcaacttgaacaactttgcacgaattggacattaatctgtaactcgcgtcgacgaattacaaaatggtgtcagtgcccttttcaaacttcgCATACTTTAAATTTGAAACGCGCAACGCGTTGTAACATGGATATCTAGGAAAcacttgtgtgttttgacttgagtttacctgatttcagatAATTCAGGCCGGAATACAGAAGTTCCTTTTAgaccacttccggatagatcgaccaaatctttggcttttacgaGGTTCTCGTATAACCCTGAAAGAcccaaggaattggtcaacaCCGGTTACAGGTCGAGGTGGCTCGTATAGCattgtttccctttttctgaaaacacattttcaaatcaagggcaataacattattttcttatttggtgacatcctagggttagtttgacagaaacacgacggtatcggaataggaatgggctacctgttcaggcgcaggttcatTTGCATAGCCCTTCTTATTctcactgatgagtttctgttattctagcatagtcaGAATGCTAGTCAGGGGTTTTATATCAAAACATGACCACTTGACTAATCTCTTTAcacgacctaaccaaacactagaaaCGGTTAGGTGGAACTGTAGATTCCAAActtagagtcaaaatacaagtttggatcaatttaGTGGTAATTCAGAGTCACAACatcgaatcactgtaaaagcaatccacatacACGAGACTTGACTACGAACATCATGTTCGTCAGGTTCTAAAaagcaaagccgaatgctaaatattttgaatatgaTTGCTTGTTTAGAATATGGCATTTACTTGCAAAAAGCACACTTGGATTAATAACTTGCTAATTCATGTAAACCCGGCTAAACATGAACACCTTGCTTGTTACTAACATGTTGCTTGTTATTTTTcagcacttgtttgccatgcgagtcgagcccgatccctaggctgaataatattagggttcaacgctctaatcatcgatcacagagtccaacgccctaattatCACTCACAAGGTCTAACGCCCTactcagtgagagcgtgcattgaatttcagttcttcagtcttttccttaaactcaaggtgagttagagcggaataataactgaaCGCGAATCGACTGAaattcgaccctttttttgtaaattgtatttattattttcgagagtattgtaaagattttattttgtacattcattaaGTAAGAATTCTAGTCGGTgagtgtcagcacccaatttcggtccatcggctccgggggtgggggcaaaattgtcatttcccaatttatcaccttttcttaaaaaaaaataattattcagGCGAATCGGtcagggccgggcagcgttgaccggctgcccgtgagcCGCCggcccagaaaaaaaaaaaaagctttcgGGCAGGTCGAGCAGGGTCGGGCAGCGCTCACCagctgcccgcgatccccgccgACCTAGAACCCCCAAAATCGCGATTTTCTCCaaaatcggccgaaatcttaacggaaaaggggaagaaattgcaattaaatgaaCAGAAAAACGATTCGGAGGGGGAGGAACATAACCCAGTGAGAGAAAACGGGAAATTTGCTCTCGTTTTAGGGAATTTTGAAATCGGTTGAATTCGGAACCGTCGCCGAAAAATCACGAAATTCCCCCCGATCCCGACCGTTTTAACTCCGGTGAGGCCCAGATCGACCACGGCAAAGCGTCGGCGGTGTCCAGAATTGTCACCGGCGTCCATTCCGGCCCTCACCGCGGCGaccaggggcgagaaccgccgcccgCAGCGCCGACGCCACCGTTCTCGGCGATCCCGA from Punica granatum isolate Tunisia-2019 chromosome 2, ASM765513v2, whole genome shotgun sequence includes the following:
- the LOC116194226 gene encoding uncharacterized protein LOC116194226, producing MMGRTSKPEPGERIDIENSNFPTPSMDNPPMSGADIRSLVKQLTSSTRTTKDQMAMSSLDPESGDGDNPASRNFTQYSDETQQQQQSKSGPPPPPHKKQVRRRLHTTRPYQERLLNMAEARREIVAALKFHRAAMKQAQEQQQEEEKHQKQPPPPIPNPLHQPPNYMNYQFDTSSIPLPPFPYPSPHNLGLSLSQNPFSWPVSQISPLIESSTDNLTLVLPNQTLGLNLNLHDFDNLIYHNGSTNPPSISSTSSPPCSSSSSSSSSSALTTVSHEVGPGAEPGKVTAAVATEEGRRDNEEMAEEMRSIGERHQMEWNDRMNLVTSAWWFEFLKGVEADDEEVVKRAAEEYCSGGGGFQVFDEVMEFPPWLGSGESCLQQHLVDDCFSDDYLLQDASLACMDIGEIEGIDGEWLSS